In one window of Harpia harpyja isolate bHarHar1 chromosome 11, bHarHar1 primary haplotype, whole genome shotgun sequence DNA:
- the DNAI3 gene encoding dynein axonemal intermediate chain 3 isoform X1 — protein MVFLIGFGTLCKNLGSGKNQTPEVREKSEKMSENLISGKTSLKGPKTSAKKQKGENKAKESSKGKRTQLGKKDEVDLSMAGIGHPEIFPLVFTTKTQEIFNCRADEDVTEENCFKLIKKEDIIQDLKTRATISDFHPIKKVVLEYPGEELLVVFDAKFQYGQNFYFVASEEAKENLLKPPETAEEKEGEKEEENREETLEIHPYKPPVHKPWVSLGSEKEVEEESVKDTVTKIKYMISRVRKKFGAPITFTDKNASHVKDSYFECTSYQDKTFSIKILEKDVGIQMVPKVREASTQTKWTYPKNAATQYFPRQLSNEEKEESLSSEKLKEFLTSVHLRMEIALQQNEIMNAFFDDWKALAEDENSSGGKPDVYLKAYQSFTDLRYLKDRTISCVCWHPTIYGIIAVSARDRLSYKEQVNLSDKSLLQQSVILFWSFFDSMHPQLMLECPEDIFCFQFSPSDPSIIAGGCINGQVVLWDISQHEEKLQNAKTVADGIKITAVNTESLMQVQQSSTEPTLVRYCAVSSIQYSHKKPVTDIHWLPDYFEDNQMAATFDKRAETRVQLVTCSPDCSVLFWNIPAIKLPEQLSSEKVREGEIFYMPPDVPDTFKHLDLCWKPLVKINLCESDINTEYGPVRISLRELRYHYKTSEKVQSLNTLEVPTKESPYTEMSTSSSKNLKVLQNISTAFFVGTEDGEIVYSDWKMEIDSDSAKPVIQKHTQKDTIHMETINTLQRSPFFKDIILSVGGRNFAIWKEGVTNGPILQSSCSARRNTAGHWSLTRPGVFFIGRDDGNIDIWDLLKKTHEPSHFQNISESMITFISPWTASPKQHFLAVSDDLGVLHVLEICQTLSHPSRNEHADVLDYLEREVKYLKYCEKEFQEYQEFQAKTELKWSWRHRGRKRV, from the exons atggttttcttGATAGGATTTGGTACTTTGTGTAAAAACTTAGGGagtggaaaaaaccaaacccctgaAGTAAGAg agaaatctgaaaaaatgtcagaaaatctCATATCCGGCAAGACCTCCTTGAAAGGTCCAAAAACctcagcaaagaaacagaaaggtGAAAACAAAGCTAAAGAATCCTCAAAAGGAAAACGAACACAGCTTG GTAAAAAAGACGAAGTTGATCTTTCTATGGCTGGTATAG GCCACCCAGAAATCTTTCCTTTAGTTTTCACTACAAAGACTCAAGAGATTTTTAATTGCCGAGCTGATGAAGATGtcacagaagaaaattgtttcaaACTTATTAAAAAAGAGGACATCATTCAGGACTTGAAAACAAGAGCTACTATTTCTGATTTCCACCCTATCAAAAAAGTTGTCCTA gaaTATCCAGGGGAAGAACTTTTGGTAGTTTTTGACGCAAAGTTCCAGTATGGACAGAACTTTTACTTTGTTGCTTCTGAGGAAGCCAAGGAAAACCTTCTGAAG CCTccagaaactgcagaagaaaaagaaggagaaaaagaagaagaaaatagagaGGAAACTCTGGAAATCCATCCTTATAAGCCTCCTGTCCACAAACCTTGGGTTTCTCTTGGCAGTGAAAAGGAAGTTGAAGAAGAATCTGTTAAAGACACTGTTACAAAG aTTAAGTATATGATTTCTCGAGTACGCAAGAAGTTCGGTGCACCAATTACATTTACTGATAAGAATGCTTCACATGTAAAAGACAGTTATTTTGAATGCACGTCCTATCAAGACAAAACTTTCAgtattaaaatacttgaaaaagatGTGGGCATACAAATGGTTCCAAAAGTAAGAGAAGCTAGTACTCAGACAAAATG GACCTATCCAAAAAATGCAGCCACACAGTATTTTCCTAGACAGTtgtcaaatgaagaaaaagaagagagcctGTCATCTGAGAAGCTGAAAGAATTTCTTACATCAGTACATTTAAG AATGGAGATTGCattgcagcaaaatgaaattatgaatgCTTTTTTTGATGACTGGAAGGCCCTAGCAGAAGATGAAAACAGTTCTGGTGGCAAGCCAGATGTTTATCTTAAAGCATACCAATCATTTACAGATCTGCGGTATCTCAAGGACAGAACTATTAGCTGCGTTTGCTGGCATCCAACCATTTATG GGATTATAGCAGTGTCAGCAAGAGACCGGCTTTCTTACAAAGAGCAAGTTAACCTTTCTGATAAATCATTGCTGCAGCAGTCAGTAATActtttttggagtttttttgaCTCTATGCATCCTCAG ttAATGTTGGAGTGTCCTGAagacattttctgctttcagttcaGTCCAAGTGATCCAAGTATCATTGCTGGTGGCTGCATCAATGGACAG GTTGTACTGTGGGATATTTCTCAACatgaagaaaagctgcaaaatgcaaaaaCTGTTGCTGATGGAATCAAGATAACAGCTGTTAACACG gAATCACTTATGCAAGTCCAGCAGAGTAGCACAGAGCCAACTCTAGTGAGATACTGTGCAGTCTCTTCCATACAGTATAGTCATAAAAAACCAGTAACAGATATACATTGGCTGCCAGATTATTTTGAG gACAACCAAATGGCTGCTACTTTTGATAAGAGAGCTGAAACTCGCGTGCAGCTTGTAACCTGCTCCCCTGATTG CTCAGTATTATTTTGGAATATTCCAGCCATCAAACTTCCTGAACAACTTTCGTCTGAGAAAGTAAGAGAGGGGGAAATTTTTTATATGCCCCCTGATGTTCCAGATACTTTTAAGCATCTAGATCTCTGCTGGAAACCTCTCGTAAAG ATAAACTTGTGCGAAAGTGATATCAACACAGAGTATGGACCCGTCAGAATTAGTTTAAGGGAACTGCGTTATCATTACAAAACCTCag AGAAGGTGCAATCTCTGAACACACTAGAAGTACCCACCAAAGAGAGCCCATATACAGAGATGAGTACTTCTTCAAGCAAAAATCTGAAAGTCCTACAGAATATCTCCACTGCCTTTTTTGTTGGAACTGAA GACGGAGAAATCGTTTATTCTGACTGGAAAATGGAAATTGATAGTGACTCAGCAAAACCAGTTA TTCAGAAGCACACTCAGAAAGACACCATCCACATGGAAACTATCAACACTCTCCAGAGATCTCCATTTTTTAAAGACATCATTCTAAGTGTTGGAGGCCGGAATTTTGCCATTTGGAAAGAAGGCGTTACA AATGGACCAATCCTTCAGTCAAGCTGCTCTGCAAGAAGAAACACTGCGGGACACTGGTCCTTAACAAGACCAGGAGTTTTCTTCATTGGCAGAGACGACGGAAATATAGATATTTGGGACTTACTGAAGAAAACTCATGAGCCATCTCATTTCCAGAACATCTCCGAATCAATGATCACTTTCATCAGCCCCTGGACTGCCTCAC caaagcagcattttttaGCTGTTTCTGATGATCTTGGAGTACTGCATGTTTTGGAAATCTGTCAGACACTAAGTCACCCTTCAAGGAATGAG CATGCTGATGTACTTGATTATTTGGAAAGAGAAGTCAAATATCTCAAGTATTGTGAAAAAGAGTTTCAAGAGTATCAAGAGTTTCAAgccaaaacagaactgaaatggaGCTGGAGGCACAGAGGGAGAAAACG AGTATGA
- the DNAI3 gene encoding dynein axonemal intermediate chain 3 isoform X3: protein MSENLISGKTSLKGPKTSAKKQKGENKAKESSKGKRTQLGKKDEVDLSMAGIGHPEIFPLVFTTKTQEIFNCRADEDVTEENCFKLIKKEDIIQDLKTRATISDFHPIKKVVLEYPGEELLVVFDAKFQYGQNFYFVASEEAKENLLKPPETAEEKEGEKEEENREETLEIHPYKPPVHKPWVSLGSEKEVEEESVKDTVTKIKYMISRVRKKFGAPITFTDKNASHVKDSYFECTSYQDKTFSIKILEKDVGIQMVPKVREASTQTKWTYPKNAATQYFPRQLSNEEKEESLSSEKLKEFLTSVHLRMEIALQQNEIMNAFFDDWKALAEDENSSGGKPDVYLKAYQSFTDLRYLKDRTISCVCWHPTIYGIIAVSARDRLSYKEQVNLSDKSLLQQSVILFWSFFDSMHPQLMLECPEDIFCFQFSPSDPSIIAGGCINGQVVLWDISQHEEKLQNAKTVADGIKITAVNTESLMQVQQSSTEPTLVRYCAVSSIQYSHKKPVTDIHWLPDYFEDNQMAATFDKRAETRVQLVTCSPDCSVLFWNIPAIKLPEQLSSEKVREGEIFYMPPDVPDTFKHLDLCWKPLVKINLCESDINTEYGPVRISLRELRYHYKTSEKVQSLNTLEVPTKESPYTEMSTSSSKNLKVLQNISTAFFVGTEDGEIVYSDWKMEIDSDSAKPVIQKHTQKDTIHMETINTLQRSPFFKDIILSVGGRNFAIWKEGVTNGPILQSSCSARRNTAGHWSLTRPGVFFIGRDDGNIDIWDLLKKTHEPSHFQNISESMITFISPWTASPKQHFLAVSDDLGVLHVLEICQTLSHPSRNEHADVLDYLEREVKYLKYCEKEFQEYQEFQAKTELKWSWRHRGRKRV, encoded by the exons atgtcagaaaatctCATATCCGGCAAGACCTCCTTGAAAGGTCCAAAAACctcagcaaagaaacagaaaggtGAAAACAAAGCTAAAGAATCCTCAAAAGGAAAACGAACACAGCTTG GTAAAAAAGACGAAGTTGATCTTTCTATGGCTGGTATAG GCCACCCAGAAATCTTTCCTTTAGTTTTCACTACAAAGACTCAAGAGATTTTTAATTGCCGAGCTGATGAAGATGtcacagaagaaaattgtttcaaACTTATTAAAAAAGAGGACATCATTCAGGACTTGAAAACAAGAGCTACTATTTCTGATTTCCACCCTATCAAAAAAGTTGTCCTA gaaTATCCAGGGGAAGAACTTTTGGTAGTTTTTGACGCAAAGTTCCAGTATGGACAGAACTTTTACTTTGTTGCTTCTGAGGAAGCCAAGGAAAACCTTCTGAAG CCTccagaaactgcagaagaaaaagaaggagaaaaagaagaagaaaatagagaGGAAACTCTGGAAATCCATCCTTATAAGCCTCCTGTCCACAAACCTTGGGTTTCTCTTGGCAGTGAAAAGGAAGTTGAAGAAGAATCTGTTAAAGACACTGTTACAAAG aTTAAGTATATGATTTCTCGAGTACGCAAGAAGTTCGGTGCACCAATTACATTTACTGATAAGAATGCTTCACATGTAAAAGACAGTTATTTTGAATGCACGTCCTATCAAGACAAAACTTTCAgtattaaaatacttgaaaaagatGTGGGCATACAAATGGTTCCAAAAGTAAGAGAAGCTAGTACTCAGACAAAATG GACCTATCCAAAAAATGCAGCCACACAGTATTTTCCTAGACAGTtgtcaaatgaagaaaaagaagagagcctGTCATCTGAGAAGCTGAAAGAATTTCTTACATCAGTACATTTAAG AATGGAGATTGCattgcagcaaaatgaaattatgaatgCTTTTTTTGATGACTGGAAGGCCCTAGCAGAAGATGAAAACAGTTCTGGTGGCAAGCCAGATGTTTATCTTAAAGCATACCAATCATTTACAGATCTGCGGTATCTCAAGGACAGAACTATTAGCTGCGTTTGCTGGCATCCAACCATTTATG GGATTATAGCAGTGTCAGCAAGAGACCGGCTTTCTTACAAAGAGCAAGTTAACCTTTCTGATAAATCATTGCTGCAGCAGTCAGTAATActtttttggagtttttttgaCTCTATGCATCCTCAG ttAATGTTGGAGTGTCCTGAagacattttctgctttcagttcaGTCCAAGTGATCCAAGTATCATTGCTGGTGGCTGCATCAATGGACAG GTTGTACTGTGGGATATTTCTCAACatgaagaaaagctgcaaaatgcaaaaaCTGTTGCTGATGGAATCAAGATAACAGCTGTTAACACG gAATCACTTATGCAAGTCCAGCAGAGTAGCACAGAGCCAACTCTAGTGAGATACTGTGCAGTCTCTTCCATACAGTATAGTCATAAAAAACCAGTAACAGATATACATTGGCTGCCAGATTATTTTGAG gACAACCAAATGGCTGCTACTTTTGATAAGAGAGCTGAAACTCGCGTGCAGCTTGTAACCTGCTCCCCTGATTG CTCAGTATTATTTTGGAATATTCCAGCCATCAAACTTCCTGAACAACTTTCGTCTGAGAAAGTAAGAGAGGGGGAAATTTTTTATATGCCCCCTGATGTTCCAGATACTTTTAAGCATCTAGATCTCTGCTGGAAACCTCTCGTAAAG ATAAACTTGTGCGAAAGTGATATCAACACAGAGTATGGACCCGTCAGAATTAGTTTAAGGGAACTGCGTTATCATTACAAAACCTCag AGAAGGTGCAATCTCTGAACACACTAGAAGTACCCACCAAAGAGAGCCCATATACAGAGATGAGTACTTCTTCAAGCAAAAATCTGAAAGTCCTACAGAATATCTCCACTGCCTTTTTTGTTGGAACTGAA GACGGAGAAATCGTTTATTCTGACTGGAAAATGGAAATTGATAGTGACTCAGCAAAACCAGTTA TTCAGAAGCACACTCAGAAAGACACCATCCACATGGAAACTATCAACACTCTCCAGAGATCTCCATTTTTTAAAGACATCATTCTAAGTGTTGGAGGCCGGAATTTTGCCATTTGGAAAGAAGGCGTTACA AATGGACCAATCCTTCAGTCAAGCTGCTCTGCAAGAAGAAACACTGCGGGACACTGGTCCTTAACAAGACCAGGAGTTTTCTTCATTGGCAGAGACGACGGAAATATAGATATTTGGGACTTACTGAAGAAAACTCATGAGCCATCTCATTTCCAGAACATCTCCGAATCAATGATCACTTTCATCAGCCCCTGGACTGCCTCAC caaagcagcattttttaGCTGTTTCTGATGATCTTGGAGTACTGCATGTTTTGGAAATCTGTCAGACACTAAGTCACCCTTCAAGGAATGAG CATGCTGATGTACTTGATTATTTGGAAAGAGAAGTCAAATATCTCAAGTATTGTGAAAAAGAGTTTCAAGAGTATCAAGAGTTTCAAgccaaaacagaactgaaatggaGCTGGAGGCACAGAGGGAGAAAACG AGTATGA
- the DNAI3 gene encoding dynein axonemal intermediate chain 3 isoform X2 → MYFSLEKSEKMSENLISGKTSLKGPKTSAKKQKGENKAKESSKGKRTQLGKKDEVDLSMAGIGHPEIFPLVFTTKTQEIFNCRADEDVTEENCFKLIKKEDIIQDLKTRATISDFHPIKKVVLEYPGEELLVVFDAKFQYGQNFYFVASEEAKENLLKPPETAEEKEGEKEEENREETLEIHPYKPPVHKPWVSLGSEKEVEEESVKDTVTKIKYMISRVRKKFGAPITFTDKNASHVKDSYFECTSYQDKTFSIKILEKDVGIQMVPKVREASTQTKWTYPKNAATQYFPRQLSNEEKEESLSSEKLKEFLTSVHLRMEIALQQNEIMNAFFDDWKALAEDENSSGGKPDVYLKAYQSFTDLRYLKDRTISCVCWHPTIYGIIAVSARDRLSYKEQVNLSDKSLLQQSVILFWSFFDSMHPQLMLECPEDIFCFQFSPSDPSIIAGGCINGQVVLWDISQHEEKLQNAKTVADGIKITAVNTESLMQVQQSSTEPTLVRYCAVSSIQYSHKKPVTDIHWLPDYFEDNQMAATFDKRAETRVQLVTCSPDCSVLFWNIPAIKLPEQLSSEKVREGEIFYMPPDVPDTFKHLDLCWKPLVKINLCESDINTEYGPVRISLRELRYHYKTSEKVQSLNTLEVPTKESPYTEMSTSSSKNLKVLQNISTAFFVGTEDGEIVYSDWKMEIDSDSAKPVIQKHTQKDTIHMETINTLQRSPFFKDIILSVGGRNFAIWKEGVTNGPILQSSCSARRNTAGHWSLTRPGVFFIGRDDGNIDIWDLLKKTHEPSHFQNISESMITFISPWTASPKQHFLAVSDDLGVLHVLEICQTLSHPSRNEHADVLDYLEREVKYLKYCEKEFQEYQEFQAKTELKWSWRHRGRKRV, encoded by the exons ATGTATTTTTCTctagagaaatctgaaaaaatgtcagaaaatctCATATCCGGCAAGACCTCCTTGAAAGGTCCAAAAACctcagcaaagaaacagaaaggtGAAAACAAAGCTAAAGAATCCTCAAAAGGAAAACGAACACAGCTTG GTAAAAAAGACGAAGTTGATCTTTCTATGGCTGGTATAG GCCACCCAGAAATCTTTCCTTTAGTTTTCACTACAAAGACTCAAGAGATTTTTAATTGCCGAGCTGATGAAGATGtcacagaagaaaattgtttcaaACTTATTAAAAAAGAGGACATCATTCAGGACTTGAAAACAAGAGCTACTATTTCTGATTTCCACCCTATCAAAAAAGTTGTCCTA gaaTATCCAGGGGAAGAACTTTTGGTAGTTTTTGACGCAAAGTTCCAGTATGGACAGAACTTTTACTTTGTTGCTTCTGAGGAAGCCAAGGAAAACCTTCTGAAG CCTccagaaactgcagaagaaaaagaaggagaaaaagaagaagaaaatagagaGGAAACTCTGGAAATCCATCCTTATAAGCCTCCTGTCCACAAACCTTGGGTTTCTCTTGGCAGTGAAAAGGAAGTTGAAGAAGAATCTGTTAAAGACACTGTTACAAAG aTTAAGTATATGATTTCTCGAGTACGCAAGAAGTTCGGTGCACCAATTACATTTACTGATAAGAATGCTTCACATGTAAAAGACAGTTATTTTGAATGCACGTCCTATCAAGACAAAACTTTCAgtattaaaatacttgaaaaagatGTGGGCATACAAATGGTTCCAAAAGTAAGAGAAGCTAGTACTCAGACAAAATG GACCTATCCAAAAAATGCAGCCACACAGTATTTTCCTAGACAGTtgtcaaatgaagaaaaagaagagagcctGTCATCTGAGAAGCTGAAAGAATTTCTTACATCAGTACATTTAAG AATGGAGATTGCattgcagcaaaatgaaattatgaatgCTTTTTTTGATGACTGGAAGGCCCTAGCAGAAGATGAAAACAGTTCTGGTGGCAAGCCAGATGTTTATCTTAAAGCATACCAATCATTTACAGATCTGCGGTATCTCAAGGACAGAACTATTAGCTGCGTTTGCTGGCATCCAACCATTTATG GGATTATAGCAGTGTCAGCAAGAGACCGGCTTTCTTACAAAGAGCAAGTTAACCTTTCTGATAAATCATTGCTGCAGCAGTCAGTAATActtttttggagtttttttgaCTCTATGCATCCTCAG ttAATGTTGGAGTGTCCTGAagacattttctgctttcagttcaGTCCAAGTGATCCAAGTATCATTGCTGGTGGCTGCATCAATGGACAG GTTGTACTGTGGGATATTTCTCAACatgaagaaaagctgcaaaatgcaaaaaCTGTTGCTGATGGAATCAAGATAACAGCTGTTAACACG gAATCACTTATGCAAGTCCAGCAGAGTAGCACAGAGCCAACTCTAGTGAGATACTGTGCAGTCTCTTCCATACAGTATAGTCATAAAAAACCAGTAACAGATATACATTGGCTGCCAGATTATTTTGAG gACAACCAAATGGCTGCTACTTTTGATAAGAGAGCTGAAACTCGCGTGCAGCTTGTAACCTGCTCCCCTGATTG CTCAGTATTATTTTGGAATATTCCAGCCATCAAACTTCCTGAACAACTTTCGTCTGAGAAAGTAAGAGAGGGGGAAATTTTTTATATGCCCCCTGATGTTCCAGATACTTTTAAGCATCTAGATCTCTGCTGGAAACCTCTCGTAAAG ATAAACTTGTGCGAAAGTGATATCAACACAGAGTATGGACCCGTCAGAATTAGTTTAAGGGAACTGCGTTATCATTACAAAACCTCag AGAAGGTGCAATCTCTGAACACACTAGAAGTACCCACCAAAGAGAGCCCATATACAGAGATGAGTACTTCTTCAAGCAAAAATCTGAAAGTCCTACAGAATATCTCCACTGCCTTTTTTGTTGGAACTGAA GACGGAGAAATCGTTTATTCTGACTGGAAAATGGAAATTGATAGTGACTCAGCAAAACCAGTTA TTCAGAAGCACACTCAGAAAGACACCATCCACATGGAAACTATCAACACTCTCCAGAGATCTCCATTTTTTAAAGACATCATTCTAAGTGTTGGAGGCCGGAATTTTGCCATTTGGAAAGAAGGCGTTACA AATGGACCAATCCTTCAGTCAAGCTGCTCTGCAAGAAGAAACACTGCGGGACACTGGTCCTTAACAAGACCAGGAGTTTTCTTCATTGGCAGAGACGACGGAAATATAGATATTTGGGACTTACTGAAGAAAACTCATGAGCCATCTCATTTCCAGAACATCTCCGAATCAATGATCACTTTCATCAGCCCCTGGACTGCCTCAC caaagcagcattttttaGCTGTTTCTGATGATCTTGGAGTACTGCATGTTTTGGAAATCTGTCAGACACTAAGTCACCCTTCAAGGAATGAG CATGCTGATGTACTTGATTATTTGGAAAGAGAAGTCAAATATCTCAAGTATTGTGAAAAAGAGTTTCAAGAGTATCAAGAGTTTCAAgccaaaacagaactgaaatggaGCTGGAGGCACAGAGGGAGAAAACG AGTATGA
- the DNAI3 gene encoding dynein axonemal intermediate chain 3 isoform X4 — MAGIGHPEIFPLVFTTKTQEIFNCRADEDVTEENCFKLIKKEDIIQDLKTRATISDFHPIKKVVLEYPGEELLVVFDAKFQYGQNFYFVASEEAKENLLKPPETAEEKEGEKEEENREETLEIHPYKPPVHKPWVSLGSEKEVEEESVKDTVTKIKYMISRVRKKFGAPITFTDKNASHVKDSYFECTSYQDKTFSIKILEKDVGIQMVPKVREASTQTKWTYPKNAATQYFPRQLSNEEKEESLSSEKLKEFLTSVHLRMEIALQQNEIMNAFFDDWKALAEDENSSGGKPDVYLKAYQSFTDLRYLKDRTISCVCWHPTIYGIIAVSARDRLSYKEQVNLSDKSLLQQSVILFWSFFDSMHPQLMLECPEDIFCFQFSPSDPSIIAGGCINGQVVLWDISQHEEKLQNAKTVADGIKITAVNTESLMQVQQSSTEPTLVRYCAVSSIQYSHKKPVTDIHWLPDYFEDNQMAATFDKRAETRVQLVTCSPDCSVLFWNIPAIKLPEQLSSEKVREGEIFYMPPDVPDTFKHLDLCWKPLVKINLCESDINTEYGPVRISLRELRYHYKTSEKVQSLNTLEVPTKESPYTEMSTSSSKNLKVLQNISTAFFVGTEDGEIVYSDWKMEIDSDSAKPVIQKHTQKDTIHMETINTLQRSPFFKDIILSVGGRNFAIWKEGVTNGPILQSSCSARRNTAGHWSLTRPGVFFIGRDDGNIDIWDLLKKTHEPSHFQNISESMITFISPWTASPKQHFLAVSDDLGVLHVLEICQTLSHPSRNEHADVLDYLEREVKYLKYCEKEFQEYQEFQAKTELKWSWRHRGRKRV, encoded by the exons ATGGCTGGTATAG GCCACCCAGAAATCTTTCCTTTAGTTTTCACTACAAAGACTCAAGAGATTTTTAATTGCCGAGCTGATGAAGATGtcacagaagaaaattgtttcaaACTTATTAAAAAAGAGGACATCATTCAGGACTTGAAAACAAGAGCTACTATTTCTGATTTCCACCCTATCAAAAAAGTTGTCCTA gaaTATCCAGGGGAAGAACTTTTGGTAGTTTTTGACGCAAAGTTCCAGTATGGACAGAACTTTTACTTTGTTGCTTCTGAGGAAGCCAAGGAAAACCTTCTGAAG CCTccagaaactgcagaagaaaaagaaggagaaaaagaagaagaaaatagagaGGAAACTCTGGAAATCCATCCTTATAAGCCTCCTGTCCACAAACCTTGGGTTTCTCTTGGCAGTGAAAAGGAAGTTGAAGAAGAATCTGTTAAAGACACTGTTACAAAG aTTAAGTATATGATTTCTCGAGTACGCAAGAAGTTCGGTGCACCAATTACATTTACTGATAAGAATGCTTCACATGTAAAAGACAGTTATTTTGAATGCACGTCCTATCAAGACAAAACTTTCAgtattaaaatacttgaaaaagatGTGGGCATACAAATGGTTCCAAAAGTAAGAGAAGCTAGTACTCAGACAAAATG GACCTATCCAAAAAATGCAGCCACACAGTATTTTCCTAGACAGTtgtcaaatgaagaaaaagaagagagcctGTCATCTGAGAAGCTGAAAGAATTTCTTACATCAGTACATTTAAG AATGGAGATTGCattgcagcaaaatgaaattatgaatgCTTTTTTTGATGACTGGAAGGCCCTAGCAGAAGATGAAAACAGTTCTGGTGGCAAGCCAGATGTTTATCTTAAAGCATACCAATCATTTACAGATCTGCGGTATCTCAAGGACAGAACTATTAGCTGCGTTTGCTGGCATCCAACCATTTATG GGATTATAGCAGTGTCAGCAAGAGACCGGCTTTCTTACAAAGAGCAAGTTAACCTTTCTGATAAATCATTGCTGCAGCAGTCAGTAATActtttttggagtttttttgaCTCTATGCATCCTCAG ttAATGTTGGAGTGTCCTGAagacattttctgctttcagttcaGTCCAAGTGATCCAAGTATCATTGCTGGTGGCTGCATCAATGGACAG GTTGTACTGTGGGATATTTCTCAACatgaagaaaagctgcaaaatgcaaaaaCTGTTGCTGATGGAATCAAGATAACAGCTGTTAACACG gAATCACTTATGCAAGTCCAGCAGAGTAGCACAGAGCCAACTCTAGTGAGATACTGTGCAGTCTCTTCCATACAGTATAGTCATAAAAAACCAGTAACAGATATACATTGGCTGCCAGATTATTTTGAG gACAACCAAATGGCTGCTACTTTTGATAAGAGAGCTGAAACTCGCGTGCAGCTTGTAACCTGCTCCCCTGATTG CTCAGTATTATTTTGGAATATTCCAGCCATCAAACTTCCTGAACAACTTTCGTCTGAGAAAGTAAGAGAGGGGGAAATTTTTTATATGCCCCCTGATGTTCCAGATACTTTTAAGCATCTAGATCTCTGCTGGAAACCTCTCGTAAAG ATAAACTTGTGCGAAAGTGATATCAACACAGAGTATGGACCCGTCAGAATTAGTTTAAGGGAACTGCGTTATCATTACAAAACCTCag AGAAGGTGCAATCTCTGAACACACTAGAAGTACCCACCAAAGAGAGCCCATATACAGAGATGAGTACTTCTTCAAGCAAAAATCTGAAAGTCCTACAGAATATCTCCACTGCCTTTTTTGTTGGAACTGAA GACGGAGAAATCGTTTATTCTGACTGGAAAATGGAAATTGATAGTGACTCAGCAAAACCAGTTA TTCAGAAGCACACTCAGAAAGACACCATCCACATGGAAACTATCAACACTCTCCAGAGATCTCCATTTTTTAAAGACATCATTCTAAGTGTTGGAGGCCGGAATTTTGCCATTTGGAAAGAAGGCGTTACA AATGGACCAATCCTTCAGTCAAGCTGCTCTGCAAGAAGAAACACTGCGGGACACTGGTCCTTAACAAGACCAGGAGTTTTCTTCATTGGCAGAGACGACGGAAATATAGATATTTGGGACTTACTGAAGAAAACTCATGAGCCATCTCATTTCCAGAACATCTCCGAATCAATGATCACTTTCATCAGCCCCTGGACTGCCTCAC caaagcagcattttttaGCTGTTTCTGATGATCTTGGAGTACTGCATGTTTTGGAAATCTGTCAGACACTAAGTCACCCTTCAAGGAATGAG CATGCTGATGTACTTGATTATTTGGAAAGAGAAGTCAAATATCTCAAGTATTGTGAAAAAGAGTTTCAAGAGTATCAAGAGTTTCAAgccaaaacagaactgaaatggaGCTGGAGGCACAGAGGGAGAAAACG AGTATGA